The Jiangella sp. DSM 45060 genome contains the following window.
CCTGCTTCGGCGACGATTCGACGAAGCCAAGCTCATTGACGTCCTCGGCCAGGCGCTGCAGCAGCCGGAAGCCCAGCTCCGGACGCGACTGCTCACGGCCGCGGAACATGATGGTGACCTTGACCTTGTCACCCTCGGCCAGGAAGCGCTCGACCGCGCGCTTCTTGGTCTCGTAGTCGTGCTTGTCGATCTTGGGGCGGAGCTTCTGCTCCTTGATCAGGACGTGCGACTGGTTCCGGCGAGCCGCGCGCTCCTTCATGGCGGACTCGTACTTGAACTTGCCGTAGTCCATGAGCTTGGCCACCGGCGGCCGGGCGCCGGGCGCGACCTCGACCAGGTCGAGATCGGCCTCCGCCGCAAGCCGGAGCGCGTCCTCGATGCGGACGATGCCGACCTGCTCACCGTTGGGGCCGACGAGCCGGACCTCCGAAACGCGGATCCGGTCGTTGATGCGGGGCTCTGCGCTGATGCCTTCCTCCTGAATTCGACGGGGTGGTGCCTCGACCACGCCGCGGAAACACGAATGGCCTCCGCGAACGTGCATCGCAGAGGCCAAACCCATCGGCGTCGCGGCACATTCCTGAGCCACGACCACAAGGGCGCCCAAAGGACGCCCTGACCAGGGAACCCGACGATCTGTGCGATCGTTGCGGGTGGGAGCGGACTCCGCTTGCTGGCCGCCTCACCCGAGGGTTCGAGTCAGACGGTCCGGTCGGTGTGAGAGCCTACCATGAATGAGCACGCCCGATCACATCGCCGCCGACGCCAGTCGCGACATCGCCGACGTTCCCGCCGTCGAGGTCATCTCCACGGCCGCCGTCCACCTCATGAGCGCCGCCGCCGTCCACCTCGGGCTGGCCGAGGACCTCCCGGAGCACCGCGATCTCGACGAGGCGCGGTCGCTGATCGAGGCGCTCGCCGGCCTCATCACCGCCGCCGCCCCGTCGCTGGGGACGCACCACGCGGGGCCGTTGCGGGACGGGCTGAAGACGCTGCAGCTGGCGTTCCGCGAGACGTCGCCGATGCCTGACGCTGTTGGTGAGGGGCCCGGGGAGAAGTACACGGGACCGGTCTACTCGTAGTCCGGCCATTTGGGTTCGCCGGACGCTCGTTGGCGCTGATCTGCCGCGGTGGCCAGCCGGAAAATGGGCCCCGGCTTCTGGCCCTGCTGCGCTTCTTCTCCGCTGGCCGCTCGCTGGCCGCTCTCCGTCCCATGATCATCCAGGTTTCGGGGCGTGATAGCGCCACAGAACCTGGATGATGATGGCGCGAAAGCCACCGAGGGCCCGGTTGCGTGTGTGGGGGAAGCGGCGCGGGGACGACTACGGCGCTGCGCACGCGTCGCGTTGGGGTAGGTATGACCCGCCCCTCTAGGGAGGGTGCCCACCCTACGGGCGGGCACCGACAACCTCGCGCCGCCACTGCAGCACTCGGGCGTACGTCCGCCGCCGTGAACGTCGGCCACACGACGAGCGAGCCGGACGGGGCCAGTCGACCACGGGGCAAGCGAGCAAGACGGGGGCCAGTCGACCACCGGGTGAGCAGAGCGAGCAGCACGGGGCCAGTCGACCACCGGGCGAGCAGGCCGAGCTGGCCAAGTCGAGCACGGGGCGGGCAGGTTGAGCGGGGTCAGCCGATCAGGGCGCGGCGGACCCGGCGGCGGACGCGGCGCCAGATGCCGCCGCGGGAAGCACCGCTCCCGTCACCGGAATCGGCGCGCGCGGCGGCGGCCACCGCCGGCTCGGCGTGGCCGACGCCGGGCCAGGGGCCGAGCGGCCGCCAGCCGGAGGCGAGGGACCGCAGGTCGGCCGCGTCGACGGCGAACATGATGGGGCCGGCGAGGTCGATGACGAGGGCTTCGGCGCCGTCGGCGAGGGCGGCCTCGGCGGCGCTGCGGGTCGGCACCGGGGACGGTCGAGCCTCGGGGTTCCAGCGTTGCAGCGACTCGACGCAGGTGAAGGCGAGCAGCCCGCGGCGGCCGTCGCGGCCGGTGGTGAGGACCGTCGCCATGGCGGTCTCCTTCTCCGCGCCCGTGGCGTCGACAGACTCGGCGACCGCGACCACGGGGATCAGCAGCCGGCCCGCCGCCAGCGCCGCGAGCACGTCGGCGGAGCCGCCCTCGCCCCGCTCGTACGCGGCCAGCGCGGCCACGATGCGAGGGTCGGCCGCGCCGTCGTCATCGCCGAAGGGCGTGGACGGCACGCGGCGTCGGGGCACAGCGGTCACGGGCGGCGACCATAGCCCGCCCACGCGCCCAGCGCCATCCGAGTGCCGGTATTGGTCCGCAGCAATGCCCGCAAGAACGACATATCGGACGCACGCCTACGAGCGGCGACGTATCGGGCGGGACGGATCGGCGGACCGTGTCGATCGGCTCAGGTCCTCCGGTGAACGTACACTCCCCCCGTGGACCTCTCCGTCTCCGACGCACCGGTGGGCCGTCTCCTCGACGGACGCTACCGGATCGAGGCGCTCGTCGCCCGCGGCGGAATGGCCACGGTCTACAAGGCCACCGACACCCGGCTCGACCGCCCCGTCGCGCTGAAGATCATGCACGCGGAGCTGGCCGCCGACGACGACTTCGTGGCCCGGTTCATCGGCGAGGCCAGGGCCGTCGCCCAGCTGTCCGACCCCAACGTCGTCAACGTGTTCGACCAGGGCGAGGACGACGGCGCCGTGTACCTGGCCATGGAGTACATCCACGGCCGCACGCTGCGCGACGTCCTGCACGAGCGGGGGCGGCTGGGCGCCGACCTCGCGCTCGAGGTGGCCGAGTCGGTGCTGTCGGCGCTGGCCTCGGCGCACCGGGCCGGCATCGTGCACCGCGACGTCAAGCCCGAGAACGTGCTGGTCGGCAACGACGGACGGGTGAAGGTCGCCGACTTCGGGCTGGCCCGGGCCAACAGCAGCTCGTCGAAGACCACCCGCGGCCTGCTGGGCACCGTCAGCTACATCTCCCCCGAGCAGGCGCTCGGCGAGCGGGCCACGCCGCGCTCGGACGTCTACTCGGCCGGCATCATGCTCTACGAGCTGCTCACCGGTAAGACGCCGCACGAGGGCCCGACGGACTTCGTGGTGGTCCGCAGCCACATCGACGACGACGTCCCGCCGCCGTCCGAGTCGGTCCCGCTGCCGCCCGCCGTCGACGCCCTCGTGCTGACGGCCACGGCGCGCGAGCCGATGGAGCGCTACGCCGACGCCAGCGCGTTCCTCAACGCCATCCGCTCCGCCCGCGCGGCCATCGCCGGCGCCCCGCTGCCCGAGCCCGACGACGACCCCGAGCTCACCGCGGCGCACGCCGAGCCGCGCGACTCCGCCGGCGTCACCGTCGACGAAGCGCTGGCCGGCACCGTGCTGGCCGGCCAGGTCGGCCAGGTCGGACGGGCCGAGCCCGACGACCCGGGCCCGCCGGACGACGACGGCGACGCCGACGGCGAAGACGCGACGGCCGAGGACCGCTGGGCCGGCGAGGACAGCCATCCGGGCTCGACCCGCCTCATCGACGCGCCGCTGTCGATCCGGTTCACCGCCGACGACACCGGCGAGGAGCAGGCCGTCGCCGCCGCGCCGGCCGGCACGCGGGCCGCCCGGCAGGCCGAGGCGCGCGCCCGCACCAGCAGCCACCGCCGCACCGAGCAGGCGCGCAGCCGTCGCGGCCTGTACCTGTTCCTGTTCGT
Protein-coding sequences here:
- the infC gene encoding translation initiation factor IF-3, whose translation is MVEAPPRRIQEEGISAEPRINDRIRVSEVRLVGPNGEQVGIVRIEDALRLAAEADLDLVEVAPGARPPVAKLMDYGKFKYESAMKERAARRNQSHVLIKEQKLRPKIDKHDYETKKRAVERFLAEGDKVKVTIMFRGREQSRPELGFRLLQRLAEDVNELGFVESSPKQDGRNMIMVLGPHRKKADAKAEKEAAKVERQAQRHADEEAEKAERAASRAAAEAEKAEREPVERPTPDNED
- a CDS encoding DUF1844 domain-containing protein: MSTPDHIAADASRDIADVPAVEVISTAAVHLMSAAAVHLGLAEDLPEHRDLDEARSLIEALAGLITAAAPSLGTHHAGPLRDGLKTLQLAFRETSPMPDAVGEGPGEKYTGPVYS
- a CDS encoding SseB family protein — protein: MTAVPRRRVPSTPFGDDDGAADPRIVAALAAYERGEGGSADVLAALAAGRLLIPVVAVAESVDATGAEKETAMATVLTTGRDGRRGLLAFTCVESLQRWNPEARPSPVPTRSAAEAALADGAEALVIDLAGPIMFAVDAADLRSLASGWRPLGPWPGVGHAEPAVAAAARADSGDGSGASRGGIWRRVRRRVRRALIG
- the pknB gene encoding Stk1 family PASTA domain-containing Ser/Thr kinase, whose product is MDLSVSDAPVGRLLDGRYRIEALVARGGMATVYKATDTRLDRPVALKIMHAELAADDDFVARFIGEARAVAQLSDPNVVNVFDQGEDDGAVYLAMEYIHGRTLRDVLHERGRLGADLALEVAESVLSALASAHRAGIVHRDVKPENVLVGNDGRVKVADFGLARANSSSSKTTRGLLGTVSYISPEQALGERATPRSDVYSAGIMLYELLTGKTPHEGPTDFVVVRSHIDDDVPPPSESVPLPPAVDALVLTATAREPMERYADASAFLNAIRSARAAIAGAPLPEPDDDPELTAAHAEPRDSAGVTVDEALAGTVLAGQVGQVGRAEPDDPGPPDDDGDADGEDATAEDRWAGEDSHPGSTRLIDAPLSIRFTADDTGEEQAVAAAPAGTRAARQAEARARTSSHRRTEQARSRRGLYLFLFVLLLAIGVATAAWWYGSGRWESTPSLLGLTAEQAEARADDSGFNAVNGGEQYSESVEAGQVVSTDPAPGERLLGGAEITYVLSLGPERYEVPELVGQTVDQANELAAPLSMTVRVEDEVYHDEVEAGLILTQSIEPGEQVRRDTEVVVTVSRGPQPVEIEDFTGRSGEEAQAALAEAGFTVNRQEQTSEDVEAGLVISQDPASGTGFRNDEITIIVSSGPELIEVPNVRGERVERAEEILREAGFVPEAVDLFPEFGSSGRGDRVQNQEPAAGEQLPRGSTVRIIYF